A single region of the Thioalkalivibrio nitratireducens DSM 14787 genome encodes:
- the galU gene encoding UTP--glucose-1-phosphate uridylyltransferase GalU encodes MTKNEQRIRMAVFPVAGMGTRFLPATKANPKEMLPIVDKPLIQYAAEEAVAAGIETLVFVTGRNKRSIPDHFDKAYELESELEQRGKTRMLELVRNILPPEVTCVYVRQADALGLGHAVGCARPIVQHEPFAVILADDLIESERGGALAQMVEQFNDTQCSVLGVEEVPRQDTGKYGVIDPVATDTPGLWDVKGIVEKPRPEDAPSSMAVVGRYVLTPRIFELLKAQEPGAGGEIQLTDAIARLLEQERVTAFEFSGRRFDCGSKLGYLQATVEFALQHPELSEDFKAYLDARRA; translated from the coding sequence ATGACGAAGAATGAGCAGCGTATTCGCATGGCGGTTTTTCCCGTCGCAGGGATGGGCACGCGCTTCCTGCCGGCGACCAAGGCGAATCCGAAAGAGATGCTGCCGATCGTCGACAAGCCCTTGATCCAGTATGCAGCGGAAGAGGCGGTCGCGGCGGGAATCGAGACACTGGTGTTCGTGACTGGACGCAACAAGCGCTCGATTCCGGATCATTTCGACAAGGCCTACGAACTCGAAAGCGAACTGGAACAGCGGGGCAAGACCCGGATGCTGGAACTGGTTCGAAACATCCTCCCGCCCGAGGTGACCTGCGTATATGTTCGGCAGGCGGATGCCCTCGGCCTCGGCCACGCGGTCGGCTGCGCCCGGCCGATCGTGCAACACGAACCCTTTGCGGTGATCCTCGCCGACGACCTGATTGAAAGCGAGCGGGGCGGTGCGCTGGCGCAGATGGTCGAGCAGTTCAACGACACCCAGTGCAGCGTGCTGGGGGTGGAGGAGGTGCCGCGGCAGGACACCGGCAAGTACGGCGTGATCGACCCGGTGGCGACCGATACCCCGGGCCTGTGGGACGTGAAGGGGATCGTCGAGAAACCCCGGCCCGAGGACGCTCCCTCCAGCATGGCCGTCGTGGGCCGCTACGTGCTGACGCCCCGCATTTTCGAGTTGCTGAAGGCGCAGGAGCCCGGAGCGGGAGGCGAGATCCAACTGACCGACGCGATTGCCCGCCTGCTGGAGCAAGAGCGTGTCACCGCCTTCGAATTCTCGGGCAGGCGTTTCGATTGCGGAAGCAAGCTGGGGTATCTGCAGGCGACCGTCGAATTCGCCCTCCAGCACCCGGAGTTGAGCGAAGATTTCAAGGCCTATCTGGACGCAAGAAGAGCCTGA
- a CDS encoding ComEA family DNA-binding protein, whose product MKKSFAAVLILLFFCLPVAWASGPVNPNTASVEELSQLTNIGPAKAQAIVADREENGPFRSVQELTRVSGIGERTVEMNLDRIQLD is encoded by the coding sequence ATGAAGAAGAGCTTTGCCGCTGTTCTGATCCTGCTGTTTTTCTGTCTGCCGGTAGCCTGGGCCTCCGGTCCGGTAAACCCGAACACGGCCTCGGTTGAGGAGTTATCCCAGCTCACCAACATCGGGCCGGCCAAGGCGCAGGCGATCGTCGCCGACCGGGAAGAGAATGGACCGTTCCGTTCGGTCCAGGAACTCACCCGGGTGAGCGGGATCGGCGAGCGCACGGTGGAGATGAATCTGGATCGGATCCAGCTGGACTAG
- the pyrF gene encoding orotidine-5'-phosphate decarboxylase, whose amino-acid sequence MQNVSQPSDPRLIVALDFPDARAAVDLAGRLDSRHCAVKVGFELFVAEGPALVERLQEMGFRVFLDLKFHDIPNTVGAACRAAARLGVWMLNVHAGGGLEMMRTAADAVRAVSPQSRLIAVTVLTATDAATLQSVGVDRSPDEQVMLLADLAIAQGGLDGLVCSALEAERLRRTLGPAPCLVTPGIRPAGAGVDDQKRISTPAAAIRAGASHLVVGRPITRAPDPAQAAAHLLAEIETASGG is encoded by the coding sequence ATGCAGAACGTATCGCAACCATCGGATCCGAGGCTCATCGTGGCGCTGGATTTTCCCGACGCCCGCGCCGCGGTGGATCTGGCGGGTCGGCTGGATTCCCGTCACTGCGCGGTCAAGGTCGGCTTTGAGCTGTTCGTCGCCGAAGGGCCCGCGTTGGTGGAACGCCTGCAGGAAATGGGCTTCCGGGTGTTCCTCGACCTGAAATTCCACGACATTCCGAATACGGTGGGTGCCGCCTGCCGGGCTGCCGCGCGGCTCGGCGTCTGGATGCTTAACGTGCATGCCGGGGGTGGGCTGGAGATGATGCGCACCGCGGCGGACGCGGTGCGTGCGGTCTCCCCACAGAGCCGCTTGATCGCGGTGACGGTGCTGACCGCGACCGATGCCGCCACGCTGCAGTCGGTCGGGGTCGACCGCAGCCCCGACGAACAGGTCATGCTGCTCGCGGATCTGGCGATCGCGCAGGGCGGTCTCGACGGGCTGGTCTGCTCGGCTCTGGAGGCCGAGCGGCTGCGCCGGACCCTCGGCCCGGCGCCGTGCCTGGTGACGCCAGGAATCCGGCCCGCCGGTGCCGGCGTCGACGACCAGAAGCGAATTTCGACGCCGGCAGCCGCGATCCGCGCCGGGGCCTCGCATCTCGTGGTGGGGCGCCCGATCACCCGGGCGCCGGACCCGGCGCAGGCCGCCGCCCACCTGCTCGCCGAGATTGAGACGGCTTCCGGGGGCTGA
- a CDS encoding tetratricopeptide repeat protein, which produces MSVHWLLLLLPVAAASGWAAARYSSPRSSAGREPPVDRYLEGVRYLLDDQTDRALQAFIEVVEIDHETFETHLILGRLFRRRGEVDRAIRIHQNLAARPTLTDVQRARATFEMGRDFLLAGVLDRAEAVFRELVDSPSMGVPALEGLRSVYETQRDWVHAVETGLRLKAHGVASEGLRIAHYECELALLELEQDRPDRALSHVDRALGLCPGLSRALLLRAEVAERNGDVALSIRLGREAIERTPALATLVVPKLERLYLNSGLPGATASLEDTLQALASTHKITVASIALMRLYRRTNRLEEALTQLHRILAQRPVPTSGLLEAVRWMKILPAVHTYSSEFAAFEKALMEQLRSQPLYQCTNCGYQGRAHVWQCPSCRRWDTLRGIDLDLDQPPNQTFKTP; this is translated from the coding sequence ATGAGCGTGCACTGGCTTCTGCTGTTGTTGCCCGTCGCGGCTGCGAGCGGGTGGGCGGCCGCGCGCTATTCGTCGCCGCGGTCGAGCGCCGGGCGGGAGCCGCCGGTCGATCGCTACCTGGAAGGTGTGCGCTACCTGCTGGACGACCAGACGGATCGTGCGCTGCAGGCGTTCATCGAAGTGGTCGAGATCGACCACGAGACCTTCGAGACCCACCTGATCCTCGGCCGCCTGTTCCGGCGCCGTGGCGAGGTGGATCGGGCGATCCGTATCCACCAGAATCTCGCAGCGCGTCCGACGCTTACGGATGTGCAGCGGGCACGTGCAACTTTCGAAATGGGGCGCGACTTTCTTCTAGCCGGCGTGCTGGATCGGGCCGAGGCCGTGTTCCGGGAACTCGTGGATTCCCCGTCGATGGGTGTGCCGGCGCTGGAAGGCCTGCGTAGCGTGTACGAGACGCAGCGCGACTGGGTCCATGCGGTGGAGACCGGCCTGCGGCTGAAGGCGCACGGGGTCGCGTCCGAGGGGCTGCGCATCGCCCACTACGAATGCGAACTCGCGTTGCTCGAACTCGAGCAGGATCGACCGGACCGTGCGCTGTCGCACGTCGATCGTGCGCTGGGGCTTTGCCCCGGCTTGTCGCGGGCCCTGCTGTTGCGCGCGGAAGTCGCAGAGCGGAACGGTGATGTCGCGCTGTCGATCCGGCTGGGGCGCGAGGCCATCGAGCGGACTCCGGCGCTGGCCACGCTGGTGGTGCCGAAGCTGGAACGCCTGTACCTGAATTCGGGGCTGCCGGGGGCGACCGCCAGCCTCGAGGACACCCTGCAGGCGCTGGCGAGCACGCACAAGATCACGGTAGCCAGCATCGCGCTGATGCGCCTGTATCGACGCACCAACCGCCTTGAAGAGGCGCTGACCCAGCTGCACCGCATCCTGGCCCAACGTCCGGTGCCGACTTCCGGTCTGCTCGAGGCGGTGCGCTGGATGAAGATCCTTCCCGCGGTGCACACCTACAGCAGCGAGTTCGCAGCATTCGAGAAGGCATTGATGGAGCAGTTGCGCAGCCAGCCGCTGTACCAGTGCACCAACTGTGGCTACCAGGGGCGGGCACATGTATGGCAATGCCCGAGTTGCCGACGCTGGGACACACTGCGCGGCATCGACCTCGACCTTGACCAGCCGCCGAACCAGACTTTCAAGACACCATGA
- the ihfB gene encoding integration host factor subunit beta, producing MTKSELIERLAEKTPHLPAKDVELCVKAVLERMSQALAHGDRVEIRGFGSFSLHFRPPRIGRNPKTGKGVALAGKYVPHFKPGKELRERVNQAFVESDP from the coding sequence ATGACCAAGTCGGAGTTGATCGAACGGCTCGCGGAAAAGACTCCCCACCTGCCCGCCAAGGACGTCGAACTCTGCGTCAAGGCGGTGCTCGAGCGAATGAGCCAGGCCCTGGCCCATGGCGACCGGGTGGAGATCCGCGGTTTCGGCAGCTTCTCGCTGCATTTCCGTCCCCCGCGGATCGGCCGCAATCCCAAGACCGGCAAGGGTGTGGCGCTCGCGGGCAAATATGTCCCGCATTTCAAGCCGGGCAAGGAACTGCGGGAACGTGTAAACCAGGCCTTCGTGGAGTCGGACCCGTGA
- the rpsA gene encoding 30S ribosomal protein S1 produces MTESFAQLLEESMAYTQMQPGAILSATVIDVGPDVVLVNAGLKSEGVIPTEQFMNERGELEVMVGDVVEVALETPEDGFGETRMSREKAKRAKAWDRLEHAMEEEKYVVGQISGKVKGGYTVELGDIRAFLPGSLVDVRPVRDTAYLEGKELEFKLIKLDRRRNNVVVSRRAVVEQEYSAEREELLKNLQEGIVVKGIVKNLTDYGAFLDLGGIDGLLHITDMAWKRVKHPSDVVNIGDEVDVKVLKFDRERMRVSLGLKQLGEDPWENIARRYPTGTRIFGRVTNITDYGCFVEIEDGVEGLVHVSEMDWTNKNVNPGKAVAIGDEVEVMILDLDEERRRISLGMKQCQANPWDDFAANHNRGEKVRGTIKSITDFGVFVGLDGGIDGLIHLSDLSWQQPGEEAIRNFKKGDEVEAVVLSVDPERERISLGLKQLDRDPFSSFVAEHAKGSIVSGVVKEVDAKAAVVELADGIDGILRAADISRDRVEDARTVLNVGDKIEAKFMGVDKKTRAISLSIKAKDVQEEAEIMQDYSSSTATTSLGALLKEKMGGGKSD; encoded by the coding sequence ATGACCGAAAGTTTTGCGCAACTGCTCGAAGAGAGCATGGCCTACACCCAGATGCAGCCGGGTGCGATCCTCAGTGCCACCGTCATCGATGTCGGGCCCGACGTCGTCCTCGTCAACGCCGGTCTGAAGTCCGAAGGCGTGATCCCCACCGAGCAGTTCATGAACGAGCGCGGGGAACTCGAGGTCATGGTCGGTGACGTGGTCGAGGTCGCGCTGGAGACCCCAGAAGACGGCTTCGGCGAAACCCGCATGTCGCGTGAGAAGGCCAAGCGCGCGAAAGCCTGGGATCGCCTGGAACACGCGATGGAGGAAGAGAAGTACGTCGTGGGCCAGATCTCCGGCAAGGTCAAAGGCGGGTATACCGTCGAACTCGGCGACATCCGCGCGTTCCTCCCCGGTTCGCTCGTCGACGTGCGCCCGGTGCGCGACACCGCGTACCTGGAAGGCAAGGAGCTGGAGTTCAAGCTGATCAAGCTCGACCGCCGTCGCAACAACGTGGTCGTGTCCCGTCGCGCGGTGGTCGAGCAGGAATACAGCGCCGAGCGCGAGGAGCTGCTGAAGAACCTGCAGGAAGGCATCGTCGTCAAGGGTATCGTCAAGAACCTGACCGACTACGGCGCATTCCTGGACCTGGGCGGTATCGACGGCCTGCTGCACATCACCGACATGGCCTGGAAACGGGTCAAGCATCCGTCGGACGTGGTCAACATCGGCGACGAGGTCGATGTGAAGGTGCTGAAATTCGACCGCGAGCGCATGCGTGTCTCGCTGGGCCTGAAGCAGCTCGGCGAGGATCCGTGGGAGAACATCGCTCGCCGTTACCCGACCGGAACCCGCATCTTCGGCCGCGTGACGAACATCACCGACTACGGCTGCTTCGTCGAGATCGAGGATGGTGTCGAAGGCCTGGTGCACGTCTCCGAAATGGACTGGACCAACAAGAATGTGAACCCGGGCAAGGCCGTGGCGATCGGCGACGAGGTCGAGGTGATGATTCTCGACCTGGACGAGGAGCGCCGCCGCATTTCGCTGGGCATGAAGCAGTGCCAGGCGAACCCGTGGGATGACTTCGCTGCCAATCACAACCGCGGCGAGAAAGTCCGTGGCACGATCAAGTCGATCACCGACTTCGGCGTGTTCGTCGGCCTGGACGGCGGCATCGACGGCCTGATCCACCTGTCCGACCTGTCGTGGCAGCAGCCGGGTGAAGAGGCGATCCGCAACTTCAAGAAGGGCGACGAGGTCGAGGCCGTGGTGCTGTCCGTCGACCCGGAGCGCGAGCGCATCTCGCTGGGCCTGAAGCAGCTGGATCGTGACCCGTTCTCGAGCTTCGTCGCCGAGCACGCGAAGGGCAGCATCGTTTCGGGTGTGGTGAAGGAGGTCGACGCCAAGGCCGCGGTGGTCGAACTGGCCGACGGCATCGACGGCATCCTGCGTGCTGCCGACATCTCGCGGGACCGCGTCGAGGATGCACGCACGGTGCTGAACGTCGGCGACAAGATCGAGGCCAAGTTCATGGGCGTGGACAAGAAGACCCGAGCCATCAGCCTATCGATCAAGGCCAAGGACGTCCAGGAAGAGGCCGAGATCATGCAGGACTACTCGAGTTCGACCGCCACCACCTCGCTGGGTGCGCTGCTGAAGGAAAAGATGGGCGGCGGCAAGAGCGACTGA
- the cmk gene encoding (d)CMP kinase — protein sequence MIPVLTIDGPGGSGKGTVSKRLARELGWHLLDSGALYRLVGLAARNRGIDLANDIQLAEVAEGLNARFVVPDTGELVQTWLDGECVDEHLRSETAGADASVVAALPKVRTALLARQRAFARPPGLVADGRDMGTVVFPEATLKVFLHASAEERARRRYKQLMEQGLSANLRALQEEMEVRDRRDSERATAPLKPAADAWILDCTDIGIETVVSMIRERLQQVLRAADMQ from the coding sequence ATGATCCCGGTTCTGACCATCGACGGGCCCGGCGGCTCGGGCAAGGGAACGGTCAGCAAGCGTCTGGCGCGCGAACTCGGCTGGCACCTGCTGGACAGCGGCGCGCTGTACCGGCTGGTTGGCCTCGCGGCCCGCAACCGTGGGATCGACCTTGCAAATGACATACAACTTGCGGAAGTTGCGGAAGGACTCAATGCCCGGTTCGTGGTGCCCGACACCGGCGAACTGGTCCAGACCTGGCTCGACGGCGAGTGCGTCGACGAGCACCTGCGTTCCGAGACCGCGGGTGCGGATGCCTCGGTCGTGGCCGCGCTGCCGAAGGTCCGGACCGCGCTGCTGGCGCGCCAGCGGGCGTTTGCCCGCCCTCCTGGCCTGGTCGCGGACGGCCGCGATATGGGCACCGTCGTGTTCCCCGAAGCGACCCTCAAGGTCTTTTTGCACGCCAGCGCGGAAGAGCGCGCGAGAAGGCGTTACAAGCAGTTGATGGAACAAGGACTTAGTGCTAACCTTCGCGCCCTTCAGGAAGAAATGGAGGTGCGGGACCGCCGGGACTCCGAGCGTGCCACCGCGCCCCTGAAGCCGGCGGCGGACGCCTGGATCCTAGATTGCACCGATATCGGCATCGAGACGGTGGTTTCCATGATCCGGGAGCGCCTGCAGCAGGTGCTGCGCGCCGCAGACATGCAGTAG
- the aroA gene encoding 3-phosphoshikimate 1-carboxyvinyltransferase: MTSTFHLAPGGSLRGSLRVPGDKSISHRSIMLGALAEGRTTVKGFLDGEDCLATLAAFQAMGVPIERPEPNTVIIDGVGLHGLSAPSAPLDMGNSGTAMRLLCGVLAGQSFDTELVGDASLTRRPMRRVTAPLTTMGARIDTSEQGTPPLRVHGGQRLHGEHHTLEVASAQVKSAVLLAGLWSEGETCVTEPAPTRDHTERMLAGFGYEVRQDDRTACVTSGGRLSACAVDVPADISSAAFFLVGASIAQGSDMLLQHVGVNPTRTGVIDILRLMGASIEVLDRREIGGEPVADLHVRWAPLRGIAIPEELVPLAIDEFPALFVAAACAEGETRLTGASELRVKESDRIQVMADGLATLGVECEVRPDGIRIQGREMLGAGAIQSHGDHRIAMSFAMAALRATGPIVVHDCANVATSFPGFPERARGAGLAITAA, translated from the coding sequence ATGACATCGACCTTCCACCTCGCCCCCGGAGGATCCCTGCGCGGCAGCCTGCGCGTTCCGGGCGACAAATCCATCTCTCACCGCTCGATCATGCTCGGTGCGCTGGCCGAGGGTCGCACCACGGTCAAGGGCTTCCTCGACGGCGAGGACTGCCTGGCCACGCTCGCCGCGTTCCAGGCGATGGGTGTGCCGATCGAACGACCGGAACCGAACACGGTGATCATCGACGGCGTGGGCCTTCATGGGCTTAGCGCGCCGTCGGCTCCCCTGGACATGGGCAATTCGGGCACCGCGATGCGCCTGCTCTGCGGCGTGCTCGCCGGGCAGTCCTTCGACACCGAATTGGTGGGCGATGCCTCGCTGACCCGCCGCCCGATGCGTCGTGTGACCGCGCCGCTGACCACCATGGGAGCCCGGATCGACACCAGCGAGCAGGGCACGCCGCCATTGCGGGTACACGGTGGCCAGCGTCTGCATGGCGAACATCACACGCTCGAGGTGGCCAGCGCCCAGGTCAAATCGGCCGTGCTGCTGGCCGGGCTCTGGAGCGAGGGCGAAACCTGCGTGACCGAACCCGCGCCGACTCGGGACCACACCGAGCGGATGCTCGCAGGCTTCGGCTACGAAGTGCGCCAGGACGACCGCACCGCCTGCGTGACCAGCGGAGGGCGATTGAGCGCCTGCGCGGTCGATGTCCCTGCCGACATCTCCTCGGCCGCGTTCTTCCTCGTCGGTGCGAGCATCGCCCAGGGGTCGGACATGCTCCTGCAGCACGTGGGCGTGAATCCGACGCGGACCGGCGTGATCGATATCCTGCGCCTGATGGGTGCGTCGATCGAGGTGCTGGACCGGCGGGAAATCGGCGGCGAGCCGGTGGCCGACCTGCACGTGCGCTGGGCGCCGCTGCGGGGTATCGCGATTCCCGAGGAACTGGTGCCGCTGGCGATCGACGAGTTCCCGGCGCTATTCGTTGCCGCAGCCTGCGCCGAGGGCGAAACAAGGCTGACCGGCGCGAGCGAACTGCGGGTCAAGGAGAGCGATCGCATCCAGGTGATGGCCGACGGCCTGGCCACGCTCGGCGTGGAATGCGAGGTGCGGCCCGACGGGATCCGCATCCAGGGCCGGGAAATGCTCGGCGCCGGTGCCATCCAGAGCCACGGGGATCACCGTATCGCGATGTCGTTCGCGATGGCCGCGCTGCGGGCGACCGGGCCCATCGTGGTGCACGACTGTGCAAACGTCGCCACCTCGTTCCCGGGCTTCCCCGAACGGGCACGCGGGGCAGGCCTGGCGATCACCGCGGCATGA
- a CDS encoding prephenate dehydrogenase has translation MIQRLVIFGVGLIGGSLALALREAGAVGEVVGCSRNPENLEEAQRLGVIDRWTTDPVEACRDAEVGVLAVPLGSMQGLAAALAGHWPKDALLTDVGSSKQAVIDAVRSGFGQLPRNFVAGHPIAGTEKSGVAAAFPELFRGRLVILTPADETNPIAADRIGAMWRAAGARVEFMTPGHHDHVLAATSHLPHVLAFALVESLARLSESDEIFHYAAGGFRDFTRIASSDPVVWRDICVANRDAILEVLERFQRDLDSLREVIVRGDARNLEARFAFAKQARDRFSENMQVQLDQ, from the coding sequence ATGATCCAGCGCCTGGTCATCTTCGGTGTCGGCCTAATCGGAGGGTCGCTGGCGCTGGCATTGCGCGAGGCCGGGGCCGTGGGCGAGGTCGTCGGCTGTTCCCGCAACCCGGAGAACCTGGAGGAGGCGCAGCGCCTCGGCGTGATCGACCGCTGGACGACCGACCCGGTCGAGGCCTGCCGCGACGCCGAGGTGGGCGTGCTCGCGGTCCCCCTGGGGTCGATGCAGGGCCTGGCCGCCGCGCTGGCCGGACACTGGCCGAAGGACGCGCTGCTGACCGACGTGGGCAGCAGCAAGCAGGCGGTGATCGACGCGGTGCGTTCCGGGTTCGGGCAGTTGCCGCGCAATTTCGTTGCCGGGCACCCGATTGCAGGGACCGAGAAGAGCGGCGTCGCGGCCGCGTTCCCCGAACTGTTCCGCGGGCGGCTGGTGATCCTGACCCCGGCGGACGAGACCAACCCGATCGCAGCGGACCGCATCGGAGCGATGTGGCGCGCGGCCGGTGCCCGGGTCGAATTCATGACCCCGGGGCATCACGATCACGTGCTGGCCGCGACCAGCCACCTGCCACATGTGTTGGCCTTCGCGCTGGTGGAGTCGCTGGCGCGACTGAGCGAGAGCGACGAGATTTTTCACTACGCCGCCGGCGGGTTCCGCGATTTCACGCGGATCGCGTCCAGCGACCCGGTGGTCTGGCGCGACATCTGCGTGGCCAACCGGGACGCAATCCTCGAGGTGCTCGAGCGCTTCCAGCGCGACCTGGACAGCCTGCGCGAAGTGATCGTACGGGGCGACGCACGCAACCTCGAGGCGCGTTTCGCGTTCGCGAAACAGGCGCGCGACCGTTTCAGCGAGAACATGCAAGTACAACTGGACCAGTGA
- the hisC gene encoding histidinol-phosphate transaminase yields the protein MTMTDFSSLAVAGVQALRPYEPGKPVETLERELGIREAVKLASNENPLGPSPKAVAAMQAALGGVHIYPDGNGFALKQALADRHRASPAQITLGNGSNEILELVARAWLAPGRSAVFSRHAFAVYPLVVQAVSADARVAEALPAGADQPFGHDLGAMAALVDESTRVVFIANPNNPTGTWVGGAELEAFVAGVPAQTLVVVDEAYAEYVEVADYPDTTQWVARFPNLIVTRTFSKIHGLAGLRLGYSVSSEPVAELLNRVRQPFNVNTLAQAAGLAALGDPGHVERSARVNREGLRQLEAGLRERGLDFIPSVGNFLTFDVRQPPGPVYERLLRQGVIVRPVVNYGLPTQLRVTVGRAEENARFLQALDAVLAAA from the coding sequence ATGACGATGACTGATTTTTCTTCGTTGGCTGTCGCGGGCGTGCAGGCGCTCCGTCCCTACGAGCCCGGCAAGCCGGTGGAAACTCTCGAGCGCGAACTGGGCATCCGTGAAGCGGTGAAGCTCGCGTCGAACGAGAATCCGCTGGGTCCGAGCCCGAAGGCCGTCGCGGCGATGCAGGCGGCGCTTGGGGGCGTGCACATCTATCCCGACGGCAATGGTTTCGCGCTGAAGCAGGCCCTGGCGGATCGCCACCGGGCGTCCCCGGCACAGATCACCCTGGGCAACGGATCGAACGAGATCCTGGAACTGGTCGCCAGGGCCTGGCTGGCCCCGGGACGCAGCGCGGTGTTCTCGCGCCATGCGTTTGCCGTCTACCCGCTGGTGGTGCAGGCGGTTTCCGCCGATGCGCGCGTCGCCGAGGCATTGCCCGCGGGCGCGGACCAGCCCTTCGGCCATGACCTGGGCGCAATGGCAGCGCTGGTGGACGAGTCCACCCGGGTGGTATTCATTGCCAACCCGAACAATCCCACCGGCACTTGGGTCGGGGGTGCCGAACTCGAAGCCTTCGTCGCTGGCGTTCCGGCACAGACGCTGGTGGTGGTCGACGAGGCCTACGCGGAATACGTCGAGGTGGCCGACTACCCGGACACGACCCAGTGGGTGGCGCGTTTCCCGAATCTGATCGTGACCCGCACCTTTTCCAAGATCCACGGCCTGGCCGGTCTGCGCCTCGGGTACTCGGTGTCGTCCGAGCCCGTCGCCGAGCTGCTGAATCGCGTACGCCAGCCATTCAACGTGAATACGCTGGCACAGGCTGCCGGCCTCGCCGCGCTCGGGGATCCGGGTCACGTGGAACGGAGCGCACGGGTCAACCGGGAGGGCCTGCGCCAGCTCGAGGCCGGGCTGCGCGAACGCGGCCTGGATTTCATCCCGTCGGTCGGCAACTTCCTCACCTTCGATGTGCGCCAGCCGCCCGGTCCGGTCTACGAGCGCCTGCTGCGCCAGGGCGTGATCGTGCGTCCGGTGGTCAACTACGGCTTGCCGACGCAGTTGCGGGTGACCGTGGGCCGGGCCGAGGAGAATGCGCGTTTTCTGCAGGCGCTGGACGCGGTGCTGGCGGCGGCATGA
- the pheA gene encoding prephenate dehydratase — MRERIDWIDADLLRLLNERARCAEDVAAVKRGQGNPVFYRPEREAVILRQVRERNPGPLPGDAVVRLFREIMSECLALEQPLQVAYLGPEGTFTHLATRKHFGHAATLLPLASIDSVFREVASGRVQFGVVPIENSTEGVVSHTVDCFLESPVLICGEVVLPVQHHLLSSSARLEDVRLVMAHPQALAQCRQWLDRRLPGVERRHAPSNARAADDAAGVPGAAVIASEVAAERYGLEILARNIEDRGDNTTRFLVIGRIETDPTGRDRTSIMLSTANRPGSLFRLLKPIAEAGISLTRIESRPSRCVNWEYVFFLDLIGHQQDPAIAACLEELRESAEMLKILGSYPQAAT; from the coding sequence GTGCGGGAACGCATCGACTGGATCGATGCGGATCTGCTGCGCCTGCTGAACGAGCGGGCCCGGTGCGCCGAGGACGTTGCCGCGGTCAAGCGCGGCCAGGGGAATCCCGTATTCTACCGGCCGGAACGCGAGGCGGTGATCCTGCGCCAGGTGCGCGAACGCAATCCCGGGCCGTTGCCGGGCGATGCGGTGGTTCGGCTGTTCCGCGAAATCATGTCCGAGTGCCTGGCGCTGGAGCAGCCGCTGCAGGTCGCCTACCTGGGGCCGGAGGGGACGTTCACGCACCTGGCGACCCGCAAGCATTTCGGCCATGCCGCGACCCTGCTGCCGCTGGCGTCGATCGATTCGGTGTTCCGCGAGGTGGCGTCGGGACGGGTGCAGTTCGGGGTCGTGCCGATCGAGAACAGCACCGAAGGGGTGGTGTCGCACACGGTCGACTGTTTCCTGGAATCGCCTGTGTTGATCTGCGGCGAGGTGGTGCTGCCGGTGCAGCACCACCTGTTGTCCTCGAGTGCGCGCCTGGAGGATGTCCGGCTGGTGATGGCGCATCCGCAGGCCCTGGCCCAGTGCCGGCAGTGGCTGGACCGACGATTGCCCGGCGTCGAGCGCCGCCATGCACCGAGCAACGCGCGCGCGGCAGACGACGCGGCCGGTGTGCCGGGCGCCGCCGTGATCGCCAGCGAGGTCGCGGCCGAGCGCTACGGACTGGAGATCCTGGCGCGCAACATCGAGGATCGGGGCGACAACACGACCCGATTCCTGGTGATCGGAAGGATCGAGACCGATCCAACTGGGCGCGACCGCACCTCGATCATGCTCAGTACCGCCAACCGTCCGGGCTCGCTGTTCCGCCTGCTGAAACCCATCGCCGAGGCCGGGATCAGCCTGACCCGGATCGAATCCCGGCCCTCGCGCTGCGTGAACTGGGAGTACGTGTTCTTCCTCGACCTGATCGGACACCAGCAGGATCCGGCGATTGCCGCATGCCTCGAGGAACTGCGGGAAAGCGCCGAAATGCTCAAGATCCTGGGAAGCTACCCCCAGGCGGCGACCTGA